The Megalobrama amblycephala isolate DHTTF-2021 linkage group LG13, ASM1881202v1, whole genome shotgun sequence genome contains a region encoding:
- the lmtk3 gene encoding uncharacterized protein lmtk3 isoform X2 translates to MSLQCWVIVLVGLMSYFNPERALGAPQKEVSVSRDGSLSPPPYVIILISCSGLVSFVLLLLTCLCCKRGGVGFNEFDNAEGEECSGASSPVPEDSLSSCPSLPEVYTLPLRDKNCPILPNGTDGSQCFRRHTLNYLQEIGNGWFGKVILAEVLCDCSSYQAVVKELRVSASPLEQRKFLAESEPYRSLQHPNILQCLGQCSESIPFLLVMEFCQLGDLKRYLRAQRKSDGMTPDLLNRDLLNLQRMAYEITSGLLHLHENNYIHSDLALRNILLTSDLTVRIGDYGLSHNQYKEDYYLTPDKLWIPLRWIAPELLEEFRGNLIVTDQTKTSNVWSLGVVIWELFEFGAQPHRHLSDEEVLTFVIRERQITLAQPRLKLAHADYWYEVMQSCWLPSSQRPTVNEVFLLLSSLLAAEQGSRKSSRRDEDEEDYEEDSGQGRRGESDESFERRWDALRPPAFQSAAHKLLREREYGREDGCLRGNGNSYPLLDPVDNMITPTSELDDILTVTETSKGLNFEYFWEKAHGRRGYKPLPPPQPIPTPNSGHRQTLDTPTVVPVISARSPSLASEYYIRLEEHTPQDKSPSLGKGRSLRTNSVCPGDLELVELQTGTTGKDRQAFSQQDGFTRGTSQTVRSSEVKVLVPNTGLVEFSKESCNRVTDYAVIDIGETNQKSFGPQAPILPPKPRSMSMSSGSRLHSRPLPAPPLGYARTYGLDVYPGSSYPTGKVETSDSLLMSSLSKANFDHLGLNRTHQKLPPSPSLSPSIPPSSGSQSLFLPPQTCPPPLPPHYRLQKGQNYSLEMHSRYNAMHLQRDPLSCDHTDKKEYADRGMTRSQSLYNSRDGPDMYTTDNDPYSRMTRSQSTIPKIERTSSSSPEFSKDEDDEDDDDDSAFMSPHRPTTIQHTNLADEPDPATTELFSRGMKRTQSRLATILPAIWREDAVMQRERVAAARKSPIHLFLTEISNDSVDMKDGESSWARENDGRKDKGMRRSQSLVTELDSSSQAWASDKDFLHGYEGSAKKRDLFLTEIETSVSDCEDAYDGEGGTPVSRFGTTPHPFAHHSDLPVYVEAEEAFSSGMKKSHSLLSEISNESVEPEPKTGEMTREEFLKEIQSAETFLTEIITRQRKKEESVSPAPLSPEYESICIDPESSQTIQFESERARAGKPPGDTKEAIYAQVTKRAKRSEIKVAMRPEIPVLQIASELQNLESSQKLSPVSCFTPEIQIEKSSLIDFPSSEVMPKNGPLLEQMSPVIQEKQDSQVSQNQHDCISEGPVETRNIHNSNGSQSCDKIQITGDTQIRIGDENDLKVMFVQAKEQMQKNDYSVSPGIDVMTSNVTFEEYAHNEELSEHPKPSQNESNSLDLSQNRNSTSGTSSTQAREYSSDVSQHSPSDNRQNLEMETSSKSLKQTTLTDKEPSSRTMCNDKDTKMANEKILPSDTLCLNESSTDDFHSPMVHEPNSDQSLSTMTPTDSALSPSTSSSMDCLTPGDSWLGGGSNGWRALGNETPHRDSAYFSDSDLEGGEGLGRRGTDVLGPSRSGGVRAVERGILMGIEEKIEDERLLEHFEKEVKIKQDMQELWVSSDSSDIEKGLIQGAVISGDSQSECNTEFIASLFSNGEDEPNKGVPFSNSSLNFQNSSLVKNSELVISHTFSKERMLHDSGAIDLTLLAHIVSEPQKPISGPVCQEELIEHCSYLETAKYKETRCTSPDFPTGEQPSDKSKSRLSRFYSLQSDYSKCTSSPEINIKLSNDDTKCGLTQFIWSETNPEGRTGGERGELEIQDTDANELGLRNLSYSEESEEEQAKERSESQLAVGELCFTIKESSQNAAEEKVSSMELSKDKRSEEFGRGASMGLELKEKELWSALEEDYGTVETVRGEFNCQTFQQGELHLWPVENDQWAAAEDRTPEVGLGSELFPSFGKKAWAEEEHLMISHEFWESEANDELADSESHPAAQRICEDTFNDEKVGQVDYPPPERLILSDGVKGTFSSQQAPLERLDFQQEENIENLDIENGSPEDYTRNVKMEVENLENPELEAPGQHRPVEMVIDTQNSETFLQKYVGDELFRVEDNKEFESHENMVGVRGCMTHSPSFSITNASTDELELLQYHKEPLSSHNSNVSRDQSEATWAPKTEASKILIADLEDHHTCTIDLADNSHIISVYPECHSTETNRHDVDSNHCSAMISDVFFEKERSDSPSFPSLTISTDPEPCKIHSSNVQCSAPALISMELSECAASPHAGVGKCEGPSSFPNTVHHIEIKTSSSLFCATNQTSTKGHEEPSGCSDDANCLDQSLEELATSTTTQSKGITANLGQKLHTSLMKENHIHPESNAIREDDRNSLSQKATHPPLSQCSLNSIPELLISEWKDLDEEPLEDFEKLEQLCCISGDEETLGDLFLGNLDLLESLKRNPEQRTSGAGGIINQDDSADLEKKTGVELKEEVDGITKSTTAVLQNSEQYENISPNFPGETQQSVEKRTGQHVPKPLSPCHSTDGSKGQRSLSKMQTKNGLMMQVCEERLQYSLSENVQTNVLWGSTVSDSVILHPWGASTTSSSVESVASKDLDNESKEETPPSSPSVSVSESAETQTEGLTVLEQPEVPSSLPVANQAMKAKLARLSLSLPPLSLSLPLSPNAKGGFWEGGEHRGGRRRTASAGSDPDEDEEEEQEDESPRRVIVVTETDVDKRVGLRSLLKSPKEPVDKENRDRGRNVSFFDDVTVYLFDQETPTNELSSGSTSSSPHGKKPPNTDGFGSGSHKASKSKDHVVKSRSPTGVTSGSSSRFTVSPADDPHLV, encoded by the exons ATGTCACTACAGTGCTGGGTGATTGTTCTGGTCGGGCTGATGTCGTACTTCAACCCGGAGAGAGCACTGGGAGCCCCGCAGAAGGAAG TTTCTGTGTCCCGGGACGGCTCTCTCTCTCCGCCCCCTTATGTGATTATTCTCATCTCCTGCTCTGGGCTGGTCTCGTTTGTTCTGTTGCTTCTCACCTGCCTTTGCTGCAAAAGAGGAGGCGTGGGATTCAAT GAGTTTGATAATGCTGAAGGGGAAGAATGCTCCGGGGCATCCAGCCCTGTTCCTGAGGACAGTTTGTCCTCCTGTCCATCACTACCCGAGGTCTACACTCTCCCACTGCGGGATAAGAACTGCCCCATCCTACCGAATGGCACAG ATGGCTCTCAATGTTTCCGAAGGCACACTCTCAACTATCTGCAGGAGATTGGAAATGGCTGGTTTGGAAAG GTAATACTGGCTGAGGTGCTGTGTGACTGCAGCTCCTATCAGGCTGTGGTGAAGGAGCTGAGGGTCAGTGCTAGTCCTCTGGAACAGCGAAAGTTCTTGGCAGAGTCCGAACCGTACAG AAGTCTTCAGCATCCGAATATCCTCCAGTGTTTGGGCCAGTGCAGTGAGAGCATTCCTTTCCTTCTGGTCATGGAGTTTTGTCAACTG GGTGACCTGAAGAGATATTTAAGAGCTCAGAGGAAGTCTGATGGGATGACCCCTGACCTGTTAAACAGAGACCTCTTGAACTTACAACGAATGGCATATGAGATCACCTCAGGTCTCTTGCATCTCCATGAGAACAATTACATTCACAG TGATTTGGCACTGAGGAATATCCTCCTCACCTCAGATCTTACTGTTCGGATCGGAGACTATGGCCTCTCGCACAATCAATATAAG GAGGATTACTATCTAACCCCAGACAAACTGTGGATACCTCTTCGCTGGATTGCCCCTGAACTTCTGGAGGAGTTTCGTGGGAATCTGATTGTCACTGATCAAACCAAAACCAGCAATGTGTG GTCTCTGGGTGTTGTGATATGGGAGCTGTTTGAATTTGGGGCTCAGCCGCACAGACACCTGAGCGATGAAGAGGTTCTCACTTTTGTCATAAGGGAACGACAGATCACTCTGGCTCAACCTCGCCTCAAACTCGCTCATGCAGACTATTG GTACGAGGTCATGCAGTCATGCTGGCTACCTTCATCTCAGCGGCCAACAGTCAACGAAGTCtttctcctcctctcctctctccTTGCTGCTGAACAGGGAAGCCGGAAGAGTTCTAGAAGGGATGAGGACGAGGAGGATTATGAGGAAGACAGTGGACAAGGAAGGAGAGGAGAGAGTGATGAATCATTTGAAAGACGATGGGATGCACTCCGACCCCCAGCTTTCCAGTCAGCCGCACACAAACTTCTGAGGGAGCGAGAGTACGGGAGGGAGGATGGCTGCCTCAGAGGAAATGGAAACTCCTACCCTCTTTTGGACCCCGTGGACAATATGATCACTCCTACATCTGAGCTTGACGACATCCTTACAGTAACAGAGACCAGCAAAGGCTTAAACTTTGAATACTTCTGGGAAAAGGCCCATGGCAGGAGAGGCTACAAGCCACTTCCTCCACCTCAGCCAATACCAACACCAAATTCTGGCCACAGGCAAACCTTGGACACACCCACTGTTGTCCCTGTGATCAGCGCTCGCAGCCCTTCACTGGCTAGCGAGTATTACATTCGTCTGGAAGAGCATACTCCCCAGGATAAGTCCCCTAGTCTAGGAAAAGGGCGCTCGTTAAGAACAAATTCAGTGTGTCCTGGAGATCTGGAGCTGGTTGAGCTTCAAACAGGGACTACTGGAAAAGACAGACAAGCATTCAGTCAGCAAGATGGCTTTACAAGAGGCACCTCTCAGACTGTCAGATCCAGTGAGGTAAAGGTTTTGGTTCCAAACACTGGCTTGGTTGAGTTTAGTAAGGAGAGCTGTAACAGAGTGACAGATTATGCTGTTATAGATATTGGAGAAACAAACCAAAAGTCCTTTGGTCCTCAAGCACCCATTCTTCCACCTAAACCTCGTTCAATGTCCATGTCCTCTGGCAGCCGTCTACACTCACGTCCCCTGCCTGCTCCTCCACTAGGATACGCAAGAACATATGGTTTAGATGTCTACCCTGGATCCTCGTACCCGACAGGCAAAGTTGAGACCTCTGATTCTTTACTAATGAGTTCACTGTCAAAAGCCAACTTTGACCATTTGGGCTTAAATCGCACTCACCAGAAACTGCCCCCATCTCCATCACTCTCTCCTTCCATTCCACCATCTTCTGGCAGTCAGTCCCTGTTTCTCCCACCTCAAACCTGTCCTCCACCTCTCCCTCCCCACTATAGACTCCAAAAGGGTCAAAATTACTCATTGGAGATGCATTCCAGATACAATGCGATGCACTTACAAAGAGACCCATTAAGCTGTGACCATACTGACAAAAAAGAGTATGCTGACAGAGGGATGACACGATCTCAGTCTTTGTATAATTCAAGAGATGGTCCAGATATGTACACTACAGACAATGATCCCTACTCCAGAATGACTCGATCCCAATCCACAATTCCAAAAATTGAAAGAACATCGTCCTCTAGCCCAGAGTTCTCAAAGGAtgaggatgatgaagatgatgatgatgattcagCTTTCATGTCACCACACAGACCCACAACCATTCAGCATACCAACCTGGCTGATGAACCAGACCCGGCAACAACCGAGCTTTTCTCAAGGGGGATGAAGCGAACCCAATCCCGCCTCGCCACCATCCTCCCAGCCATATGGAGGGAAGATGCAGTCATGCAACGAGAGCGAGTTGCAGCTGCTAGGAAATCTCCCATACATTTGTTTCTGACTGAGATCTCCAATGACTCTGTGGACATGAAAGATGGAGAAAGCTCATGGGCACGAGAAAATGATGGAAGGAAAGACAAAGGAATGCGGCGATCCCAGTCTCTTGTCACAGAACTTGACTCATCCTCTCAAGCTTGGGCCTCAGACAAAGACTTCCTGCATGGATATGAAGGCAGCGCCAAAAAGAGAGATTTATTCCTTACAGAGATTGAGACATCTGTGTCTGATTGTGAGGATGCATATGATGGTGAAGGTGGTACTCCGGTTTCCAGATTTGGAACTACACCTCATCCTTTTGCACATCACTCAGATTTGCCAGTGTATGTAGAAGCTGAGGAGGCTTTCTCATCAGGGATGAAGAAGTCTCATTCCCTGCTCTCTGAAATATCCAATGAGAGTGTTGAACCTGAGCCGAAGACTGGGGAAATGACTAGAGAGGAATTTTTGAAGGAGATTCAGTCTGCTGAAACATTTCTAACTGAAATCATTACAAGGCAGCGTAAAAAGGAGGAGAGCGTGTCACCTGCTCCATTGTCTCCTGAGTATGAGTCAATATGCATCGACCCAGAATCGTCTCAGACAATACAGTTTGAATCTGAAAGAGCAAGAGCAGGGAAACCACCAGGTGACACAAAAGAAGCAATTTATGCTCAAGTCACCAAGCGGGCAAAACGGAGTGAAATAAAAGTTGCCATGCGCCCAGAAATTCCAGTACTTCAAATTGCATCTGAGTTACAAAATCTTGAATCAAGTCAGAAATTATCTCCAGTTAGTTGCTTTACACCTGAAATACAGATAGAGAAGAGTTCCCTTATTGATTTTCCTTCCTCAGAAGTAATGCCTAAAAATGGGCCTCTATTGGAGCAGATGTCTCCTGTTATACAAGAGAAACAAGATTCACAAGTGTCTCAGAATCAGCATGATTGTATAAGTGAAGGTCCAGTAGAAACCAGGAATATACACAATAGTAATGGTTCACAGAGTTGTGACAAAATTCAAATCACTGGTGATACGCAGATTAGAATTGGAGATGAAAATGATTTGAAGGTCATGTTTGTTCAGGCAAAAGAGCAAATGCAGAAAAATGATTACAGTGTTTCACCTGGTATTGATGTGATGACATCAAATGTAACATTTGAAGAATATGCACACAATGAGGAACTGTCAGAACATCCAAAACCGAGCCAAAATGAATCAAACTCTCTTGATCTTTCACAAAACAGAAATTCAACAAGTGGCACAAGCTCTACACAGGCAAGGGAATACAGTTCAGATGTGAGTCAACACTCCCCCTCTGACAACAGACAGAACTTAGAAATGGAGACATCCTCTAAATCCCTTAAACAAACCACTTTAACTGACAAAGAACCCAGTTCAAGGACCATGTGCAATGACAAAGACACAAAAATGGCAAATGAGAAAATACTTCCAAGTGACACACtctgtttgaatgaatcaaGCACAGATGATTTCCATTCGCCTATGGTGCATGAACCCAACTCTGATCAGTCATTGTCCACCATGACCCCCACAGATTCTGCCTTGTCACCTTCAACCTCTAGCTCAATGGACTGCCTCACACCTGGAGACTCCTGGTTGGGTGGAGGAAGCAATGGATGGAGGGCCCTTGGAAATGAAACACCACATCGGGATTCTGCCTACTTCTCAGACAGCGACTTGGAGGGTGGAGAGGGTTTAGGCAGAAGAGGCACCGATGTACTTGGCCCTTCTCGTTCAGGTGGCGTTAGAGCGGTTGAGCGAGGAATATTGATGGGAATTGAGGAAAAGATTGAGGATGAAAGACTACTGGAGCATTTTGAAAAGGAAGTAAAGATAAAACAGGACATGCAGGAATTGTGGGTTTCAAGTGATTCATCTGATATAGAGAAGGGTCTCATACAAGGTGCTGTCATCTCAGGTGATTCTCAGAGTGAATGCAATACTGAGTTTATTGCCAGCTTATTCTCCAATGGAGAGGATGAGCCAAATAAAGGAGTTCCATTTAGCAACAGCTCCCTTAACTTCCAAAACTCATCTCTAGTTAAAAATAGTGAGCTGGTTATTTCTCacacattttcaaaagaaaGAATGCTTCATGATTCAGGTGCTATTGATCTCACACTGCTTGCCCATATAGTCTCAGAGCCTCAGAAACCCATTTCTGGACCAGTTTGTCAAGAAGAACTCATTGAACATTGCTCATATTTGGAAACAGCCAAGTATAAAGAAACACGTTGTACGTCACCTGATTTCCCAACTGGTGAACAGCCATCAGACAAAAGTAAATCTAGGTTATCACGGTTTTACAGCTTACAGTCTGATTATTCTAAATGCACCAGCAGCCCTGAGATAAACATAAAGCTCAGCAATGATGATACCAAATGCGGCCTGACCCAGTTCATCTGGTCAGAGACAAACCCTGAAGGACGTACAGGAGGGGAAAGGGGTGAGCTTGAAATCCAAGACACAGATGCGAATGAACTAGGCTTGAGAAACCTCTCGTATTCAGAAGAGAGTGAGGAAGAGCAGGCAAAGGAGAGGTCTGAAAGTCAGCTAGCTGTAGGGGAACTCTGTTTTACTATCAAGGAATCCTCACAAAATGCTGCAGAGGAAAAAGTCAGCAGTATGGAGCTCTCAAAAGATAAACGTTCTGAAGAATTCGGCAGAGGTGCCTCAATGGGTCTTGAACTGAAGGAGAAGGAGTTGTGGAGCGCCCTCGAGGAAGATTATGGAACGGTGGAGACTGTGAGAGGGGAATTCAACTGCCAGACATTTCAGCAGGGAGAACTTCACCTTTGGCCTGTGGAAAATGACCAGTGGGCTGCAGCCGAAGATCGGACACCAGAAGTAGGGCTCGGATCAGAGCTCTTCCCAAGTTTTGGAAAAAAGGCCTGGGCAGAGGAGGAACACTTAATGATTAGTCATGAATTCTGGGAATCTGAAGCAAATGATGAGCTTGCAGATAGTGAGTCTCATCCCGCTGCTCAGAGAATATGTGAAGATACATTTAATGATGAGAAGGTAGGACAGGTTGATTATCCACCACCTGAGAGGCTGATCCTTTCTGATGGGGTAAAAGGAACTTTTTCATCTCAGCAAGCTCCTTTAGAAAGGCTGGACTTTCAGCAAGAGGAGAACATAGAAAATCTAGACATAGAAAATGGATCACCAGAGGACTATACTAGAAATGTGAAGATGGAAGTTGAGAATCTGGAGAACCCAGAGCTGGAGGCACCTGGACAACACAGACCTGTTGAGATGGTGATTGatactcagaattctgagacgtttttacaaaaatatgtgGGAGATGAATTGTTTAGGGTTGAAGACAATAAAGAGTTTGAAAGTCATGAAAACATGGTAGGTGTAAGAGGTTGTATGACTCACTCTCCTTCATTTTCTATTACAAATGCCTCAACCGATGAGTTAGAACTTCTGCAATACCATAAAGAACCTCTTTCTAGTCACAACAGCAATGTATCAAGAGACCAATCCGAAGCTACATGGGCACCCAAGACTGAAGCAAGCAAAATTTTGATTGCAGACCTTGAAGACCATCACACCTGCACAATAGACTTGGCTGATAATTCTCACATCATTTCAGTGTATCCAGAGTGTCACAGTACAGAAACCAATAGACATGATGTTGACAGTAATCACTGTTCTGCCATGATCAGTGATGtattttttgaaaaagaaaGATCAGATTCTCCATCGTTCCCAAGTCTCACCATTAGCACTGATCCAGAGCCGTGTAAGATCCACAGTAGCAACGTTCAATGTTCAGCGCCTGCACTGATTTCAATGGAGCTTTCTGAATGTGCTGCTTCCCCACATGCAGGAGTGGGTAAGTGTGAAGGTCCAAGTAGTTTCCCAAATACAGTACACCACATAGAAATCAAGACAAGTTCAAGTCTGTTCTGTGCCACAAATCAAACATCTACCAAAGGACATGAGGAGCCGTCGGGATGTTCTGATGATGCTAACTGTTTAGATCAGTCTCTTGAAGAACTTGCAACTAGTACCACCACTCAAAGCAAAGGTATCACTGCAAACCTGGGGCAAAAACTGCACACGTCTCTCATGAAAGAAAACCACATTCACCCAGAATCAAATGCTATACGGGAGGACGACAGAAATAGCCTGTCCCAGAAAGCGACCCATCCACCTCTCTCCCAGTGTTCTCTGAACTCCATCCCTGAGTTGTTGATCTCTGAGTGGAAGGACTTGGATGAGGAGCCTCTGGAGGATTTTGAAAAACTAGAGCAGCTGTGCTGCATTTCTGGGGATGAAGAGACCCTTGGAGATCTGTTTTTAGGAAACTTAGATCTGCTTGAATCTTTAAAAAGAAATCCAGAGCAAAGAACAAGTGGTGCTGGTGGTATAATAAACCAGGATGACTCAGCAGATTTGGAGAAGAAGACAGGAGTAGAGCTAAAAGAGGAAGTTGATGGGATAACGAAAAGTACCACGGCTGTCTTGCAAAACTCAGAGCAATATGAAAACATTTCTCCAAATTTCCCAGGAGAAACTCAGCAGTCAGTGGAGAAGAGAACAGGGCAGCATGTGCCAAAGCCTCTCTCGCCATGCCATTCTACAGATGGTTCTAAAGGGCAGAGGTCACTCTCAAAAATGCAGACAAAAAATGGACTGATGATGCAG gTTTGTGAAGAGAGACTTCAGTACTCTCTCAGTGAAAATGTTCAAACCAATGTCTTGTGGGGTTCTACAGTTAGTGACAGCGTAATTCTACACCCTTGGGGAGCCTCTACCACTTCATCCTCTGTAGAAAGTGTTGCAAGCAAAGATTTGGACAATGAGAG CAAAGAGGAGACCCCACCCTCCTCTCCCTCGGTGTCTGTGAGTGAATCTGCTGAAACACAGACAGAAGGACTGACTGTGCTTGAACAGCCTGAGGTTCCTTCCTCTCTGCCAGTTGCAAATCAAGCAATGAAAG CTAAGCTGGCTCGTCTCTCCTTATCCCTCCctccactctctctctctcttcctctctcaccGAATGCCAAAGGAGGATTCTGGGAAGGGGGAGAGCATAGAGGGGGGAGAAGAAGGACTGCATCAGCAGGTAGCGatccagatgaagatgaagaagagGAACAGGAGGACGAGTCTCCAAGGCGTGTCATCGTTGTCACGGAAACAGATGTTGACAAGAGAGTGGGTTTACGTAGCTTGCTGAAATCGCCAAAGGAACCCGTGGACAAAGAGAACCGTGACCGTGGGAGGAATGTGTCATTTTTTGATGATGTCACAGTCTATCTTTTTGATCAG GAAACTCCGACCAATGAACTTAGCTCTGGATCTACTAGTTCATCTCCCCACGGAAAAAAGCCCCCCAACACTGATGGTTTTG gatcaGGCAGCCACAAGGCATCAAAAAGTAAAGACCATGTAGTGAAGTCAAGATCTCCAACCGGAGTCACTTCTGGCTCATCATCAAGGTTTACAGTAAGCCCTGCCGATGACCCACATTTAGTGTGA